In Treponema denticola, one genomic interval encodes:
- a CDS encoding phosphatidate cytidylyltransferase encodes MKIQKLVERLLIFFVGMPLILISIYFLPHYNFFLYHIEVFIAALIANYEIYNILSQKSPTYPKKILAALGIILLVTSYLIGLYSLPQYYILILLGFVTVSMLFMEIIFSFSGNFTNSIGRLTTGMFMLVYPWGLSIYLSSISRLPNAGALIITFYLMTFGCDSFAWLFGILLGKNNRGLIKASPKKSIAGFIGGFIGSITAAVGSFYFFNKQLNGKLKELIIIAFFTALFAIIGDIIESILKRSADVKDSGKVILGRGGILDSIDSLLIAAPVFYCLCVLLLGGL; translated from the coding sequence ATGAAAATTCAAAAACTTGTTGAGAGGCTTCTTATATTTTTTGTAGGGATGCCTTTAATTTTAATCTCTATTTATTTTTTACCCCATTATAATTTTTTTCTTTATCACATTGAAGTATTTATTGCAGCTTTAATTGCAAACTATGAAATTTATAATATTTTATCACAAAAATCTCCAACTTATCCGAAAAAAATTCTTGCAGCCTTAGGAATCATATTACTTGTAACATCATATCTCATAGGTTTATATTCGCTCCCTCAATATTACATACTCATTTTATTAGGCTTTGTTACAGTATCCATGTTGTTTATGGAAATTATCTTTTCATTTTCAGGGAATTTTACCAATAGTATCGGCCGGCTTACAACGGGAATGTTTATGCTGGTTTACCCTTGGGGACTTTCAATTTATCTATCATCAATCTCAAGGCTTCCCAATGCAGGAGCTCTGATTATAACATTTTATCTTATGACCTTCGGCTGCGATTCCTTTGCATGGCTTTTCGGAATCTTACTCGGAAAAAACAATAGAGGCCTTATTAAGGCCAGCCCTAAAAAAAGTATTGCAGGCTTTATAGGAGGCTTCATAGGTTCCATCACAGCCGCTGTAGGCTCATTCTATTTTTTTAATAAACAGCTTAATGGAAAATTAAAAGAGCTTATAATAATAGCTTTTTTTACTGCCCTCTTTGCCATTATCGGAGACATAATAGAATCTATTTTAAAGCGCTCAGCAGATGTAAAAGATTCAGGTAAGGTAATTTTAGGACGCGGCGGAATTCTTGACAGCATTGACTCCTTGCTCATTGCCGCTCCGGTATTCTATTGTCTTTGTGTCCTCTTATTAGGCGGCCTTTAA
- the uppS gene encoding polyprenyl diphosphate synthase, protein MSDELKHIAIVMDGNGRWAKKRGLPRSMGHKEGLNTVKRITKAVSDLGIPYITLYIFSTENWKRTEAEVGFLMGLIKQHLRAELKFYADNNIRIEHIGNLYGLPQDIQNEITSVKARTANYTGTSIVLAINYGAQNEIIRAIRKINPDELPAISEELFDSKLDTGKIPPVDLLIRTGGEKRLSNFLLWQSAYAELYFTDTLWPDWTVEDLYAAIEDYKKRNRRYGNA, encoded by the coding sequence ATGTCCGATGAGCTAAAACATATCGCCATTGTCATGGACGGCAATGGCAGATGGGCAAAAAAAAGAGGACTACCCCGTTCTATGGGACATAAGGAAGGACTTAATACGGTAAAAAGGATAACGAAGGCCGTATCCGATTTAGGAATTCCTTATATAACGCTTTATATATTTTCTACCGAAAACTGGAAACGGACCGAGGCCGAGGTAGGCTTTTTGATGGGACTTATTAAGCAGCACTTAAGGGCCGAGCTTAAATTTTATGCCGATAATAATATACGCATTGAGCATATAGGCAATTTATACGGCTTGCCTCAAGATATTCAAAATGAGATTACCTCGGTAAAGGCTAGAACTGCAAATTATACGGGAACTTCAATTGTGCTTGCAATAAATTACGGAGCTCAAAACGAGATAATAAGGGCAATAAGGAAAATAAACCCGGATGAGCTGCCTGCAATAAGCGAAGAGCTTTTTGATTCGAAGTTAGATACAGGTAAAATTCCTCCTGTAGACTTGCTTATAAGAACAGGCGGTGAAAAGCGTTTAAGCAATTTTTTGCTTTGGCAAAGTGCCTATGCAGAGCTTTATTTTACGGATACCCTATGGCCGGACTGGACTGTAGAAGATTTATATGCAGCAATAGAAGATTATAAAAAAAGAAACAGACGATATGGAAATGCATAA
- a CDS encoding Maf family protein, with translation MKELILASASPRRKDILDSLGVLFCIKQSNFDESLIIETDPVKRCILTARGKAENLFKTLHQNENSQKLILAADTLVFTENTAFPNKKMIFGKPKNEKEAEMMLKSHSGSVHFVVSAICLLDCKTGQLNEKHSVSKVFFKKLSDKEISAYLKTGEWKDAAGAYKIQGKASFFIEKIEGSYTGIVGLPVRELYEILNKTEFRIL, from the coding sequence ATGAAAGAGCTGATTTTAGCTTCTGCATCACCCAGACGAAAAGATATTCTCGATTCGCTGGGTGTTTTATTTTGTATTAAGCAATCAAATTTTGATGAATCTTTAATAATTGAAACAGATCCCGTAAAAAGATGTATTTTAACTGCGCGGGGTAAGGCTGAAAACCTTTTTAAGACCTTGCATCAAAACGAGAACTCTCAAAAGCTTATCTTGGCTGCAGACACCCTTGTTTTTACCGAAAATACTGCCTTTCCAAATAAAAAAATGATCTTCGGCAAGCCTAAAAACGAAAAAGAAGCCGAGATGATGCTTAAAAGTCATTCCGGCTCGGTTCATTTTGTGGTGAGTGCAATCTGCCTGCTCGATTGTAAAACAGGTCAACTGAATGAAAAGCACAGTGTTTCTAAAGTTTTCTTTAAAAAACTCTCCGATAAAGAAATTTCCGCCTATCTAAAAACCGGTGAATGGAAGGATGCTGCAGGGGCTTATAAAATTCAAGGTAAGGCTTCCTTTTTTATCGAAAAAATCGAAGGCTCCTATACCGGCATAGTCGGTCTTCCGGTCAGGGAATTGTATGAAATCTTAAATAAAACCGAATTTAGGATTCTTTAA
- the rseP gene encoding RIP metalloprotease RseP: MVKILIGLIILSIMVFIHELGHFIAAKLCGVVVESFSIGWGPVLFKKKKGDTEYRISAIPMGGYCGMKGEKAFQQAIEEKLPAIPKKEGELYGVHPFKRIIIAFAGPFANYISAVLALAIVSAIGSSYYTSSNKIAPVYYYNEADDSPAREADLRMGDVILSINGEKTETFADIVRLIVPEAKEEVTLEIEREGQILTKKLRPKLDPKTGAGIIGFYSFIPLEIDGVKPSSSAELAGLKKGDLITEVNGIEVANTVDLNRALDGISEKTAELGILRDGNKITKTVNLIRTEKGIDLGLKIKNIKVEIPGTGFFKSIVNGFVLTHKSFVLTFKSLGLLFKGVDFRQAVSGPVRITHMLGDVAAQGFKAGFLIGLSDILNFVSIISISLFIMNLLPIPILDGGLILFAFIEFIFRRQIHPKVLYYVQFIGIAFIGVVFIFALWGDIGYFLGR; encoded by the coding sequence ATGGTTAAGATTTTAATAGGTTTGATTATATTGAGCATCATGGTCTTTATCCATGAGCTTGGACATTTTATTGCCGCAAAACTCTGCGGTGTTGTGGTCGAAAGTTTTTCGATAGGCTGGGGCCCTGTTCTTTTTAAAAAAAAGAAAGGAGACACGGAATATAGAATTTCTGCAATTCCTATGGGCGGTTATTGCGGCATGAAGGGAGAAAAGGCCTTTCAGCAAGCTATCGAAGAAAAGCTCCCTGCAATCCCGAAAAAAGAGGGAGAGCTTTACGGGGTGCATCCTTTTAAGCGGATTATAATTGCCTTTGCCGGTCCATTTGCAAACTATATAAGTGCGGTTCTAGCCCTTGCTATTGTAAGTGCTATCGGTTCAAGCTATTACACAAGCTCGAATAAGATAGCTCCTGTTTACTATTATAACGAAGCCGATGACTCTCCCGCCCGCGAGGCTGATTTACGGATGGGAGATGTAATTTTAAGCATTAACGGCGAAAAAACCGAAACATTTGCCGACATCGTGCGCCTCATTGTGCCGGAAGCAAAGGAAGAAGTTACGCTGGAAATAGAAAGAGAAGGGCAAATCCTCACAAAAAAACTTAGACCCAAGCTCGATCCAAAAACCGGTGCAGGCATAATAGGCTTTTATTCTTTTATTCCCCTTGAAATTGACGGTGTAAAGCCTTCTTCATCTGCCGAGCTTGCAGGGCTTAAAAAAGGCGACCTTATTACGGAAGTGAACGGAATTGAAGTTGCCAATACTGTAGACTTAAACCGTGCCCTAGACGGTATAAGCGAAAAGACTGCCGAATTAGGCATTTTAAGGGACGGAAATAAGATTACAAAAACCGTAAACCTTATCAGAACCGAAAAGGGAATAGACCTTGGGCTAAAGATTAAAAACATCAAGGTAGAGATTCCCGGAACAGGCTTTTTTAAAAGCATAGTGAACGGCTTTGTTTTAACTCACAAGAGTTTTGTGTTAACATTTAAAAGTTTAGGCCTTTTGTTTAAGGGAGTTGACTTTAGGCAAGCCGTTTCAGGCCCTGTACGCATTACCCACATGTTGGGCGATGTTGCCGCCCAAGGTTTTAAGGCCGGTTTTTTAATCGGGCTTTCGGATATCTTAAACTTTGTAAGCATAATTTCTATTTCTCTTTTTATAATGAATTTACTGCCGATTCCGATTTTGGACGGAGGCTTAATTCTTTTTGCCTTTATCGAATTTATTTTTAGAAGGCAAATTCATCCGAAGGTGCTGTACTATGTTCAGTTTATCGGCATAGCCTTTATCGGCGTAGTTTTTATATTCGCCCTCTGGGGAGACATAGGATATTTTTTAGGGCGATAA
- the dxr gene encoding 1-deoxy-D-xylulose-5-phosphate reductoisomerase: MKKKRVIVLGAGGSIGKNSLEIIRRFSDRFVLAGFSIHSNSDFAKTLLAEFTDAQFVSTKKKNSDLKHEIDAEAVRQLLEKSKADIVINGIAGSAGLKASVEVIKSGLDLALANKETIVEAGELIFQDAEKSGSTIIPVDSEHAAIFQLINAHKKENIEKIIITASGGPFLNTPREKLSTMKLEDALKHPTWKMGGKISIDSASLANKALEVIEAVKLFSFPPEKIEVTVHPQSIIHSMIQCKNGEIFAQASPPDMKNPILNALSFPEVPESFLRPLDFSQIINLEFMPPRNDDFPMLVLGFEAARKGGAYPIAFNVANEEAVDAFIKGKIGFTDLADIVQEVLNSDWTMKPSSYEEVYDYENRARAVTLARILDRVNGLQ, from the coding sequence ATGAAAAAAAAGCGGGTTATCGTTCTTGGTGCCGGAGGTTCAATCGGAAAAAACAGTCTGGAAATAATAAGAAGATTTTCCGATAGGTTTGTTCTTGCCGGTTTTTCGATCCATTCGAATTCGGATTTTGCAAAAACTCTTCTAGCCGAATTTACCGATGCGCAATTTGTTTCTACAAAAAAAAAGAATTCCGATTTAAAACACGAGATAGATGCGGAAGCTGTAAGACAGCTGCTCGAAAAATCAAAGGCCGACATCGTTATAAACGGTATAGCGGGTTCGGCAGGCTTAAAGGCTTCGGTAGAAGTTATAAAAAGCGGCTTGGATTTGGCCCTTGCCAACAAGGAAACCATAGTAGAGGCGGGGGAGCTAATTTTTCAAGATGCCGAAAAGTCGGGAAGCACAATAATTCCCGTCGATTCGGAACACGCTGCAATTTTTCAGCTTATAAATGCCCACAAAAAAGAAAACATCGAAAAGATTATAATTACCGCCTCAGGCGGCCCCTTTTTAAATACGCCGAGAGAAAAGCTTAGCACAATGAAGCTTGAAGATGCCTTAAAGCATCCGACATGGAAGATGGGCGGAAAGATTTCGATAGATTCTGCTTCTCTTGCAAACAAGGCTTTGGAAGTGATTGAGGCTGTAAAGCTATTTTCTTTTCCACCCGAAAAAATCGAAGTTACGGTTCATCCTCAAAGTATAATCCATTCGATGATACAGTGTAAAAACGGAGAGATATTTGCTCAAGCTTCTCCTCCCGATATGAAAAATCCTATTTTAAATGCCTTAAGTTTTCCGGAGGTGCCTGAAAGCTTTTTAAGGCCCTTGGATTTTTCTCAAATTATAAACTTGGAATTTATGCCTCCCAGAAACGATGATTTTCCTATGCTGGTTTTGGGTTTTGAAGCAGCTAGAAAAGGCGGGGCCTATCCCATAGCCTTTAATGTTGCAAATGAAGAAGCCGTTGATGCCTTTATAAAAGGGAAAATAGGCTTTACGGATTTAGCCGATATTGTGCAAGAAGTTTTAAATTCGGATTGGACTATGAAACCTTCTTCTTATGAAGAAGTTTATGACTATGAAAACAGAGCAAGAGCGGTCACTTTGGCAAGGATACTTGACAGAGTAAACGGCTTGCAATAA
- a CDS encoding leucine-rich repeat protein, whose amino-acid sequence MKKALMKTSVKILVLGLALTAMLFGCKQPLGSSNSAGSGGGNGSDESGEYSITYHLDGGTNNGANPASYTKNDEFPLRAPSKEGQVFDGWFGNSEFSGEAVTKIAKGTTGKKEFWAKWIAESESAAYTVKHLQQNAENENYTRVETEQLKGGKGSKTLAVAKEYEGFTAQPFEQKTINEYGSTVVEIKYDRKIITLTLDLDGGEGIETLTLTGKFGAAVTKPADPSKEGKRFIGWEPEIPAEFSKDSTHTAQWTINITVNVGDERIASYTGPELSDKKPGVKWSDIKPLNETINLKTEWQGGDYGLYEWRLNDDNGQKIDDDYTFTKDTTVYAVTNYLKFKTGTKNGKLCISDDQGYTGDKPKGKIIIPAGINHIGKRAFEDCRDLTSISLPESLTKIGIAAFMDCGGLTSISLPESLTEIGSSAFSYCSSLKSISLPAGLTYIDCNAFYVCSKLDSVIFADKKGWTVYDWPYNNEIKRIPETDLEDPANAATLLKTTYSEDKYWKKSED is encoded by the coding sequence ATGAAAAAAGCATTGATGAAAACAAGTGTAAAAATACTTGTACTTGGATTAGCATTGACGGCAATGCTATTTGGATGTAAACAACCTTTAGGTTCTTCAAATTCTGCAGGTTCGGGAGGGGGAAACGGTTCAGATGAATCGGGAGAATACAGCATCACCTATCACTTAGACGGCGGAACAAACAATGGTGCTAATCCCGCTTCTTATACGAAAAACGATGAATTTCCGTTAAGAGCCCCATCCAAGGAAGGACAGGTCTTTGACGGCTGGTTCGGCAATTCGGAATTTAGCGGCGAAGCGGTAACAAAAATCGCAAAAGGCACAACCGGCAAAAAAGAGTTTTGGGCAAAATGGATTGCAGAAAGTGAAAGTGCAGCCTACACGGTAAAGCACTTACAGCAAAATGCTGAAAATGAGAACTACACCAGAGTAGAAACAGAGCAACTCAAAGGAGGAAAAGGCAGCAAAACCCTTGCCGTCGCCAAGGAGTATGAAGGTTTTACCGCTCAACCCTTTGAACAGAAAACTATAAACGAATACGGCTCGACGGTAGTTGAAATTAAGTACGACAGAAAGATAATTACTCTTACCCTGGACTTAGACGGCGGGGAAGGAATAGAAACCCTTACCCTTACCGGCAAATTCGGTGCTGCTGTAACAAAACCGGCAGATCCTTCAAAAGAAGGAAAACGGTTTATCGGTTGGGAGCCGGAGATACCGGCCGAATTCTCAAAAGATTCAACACATACCGCTCAATGGACAATAAACATTACGGTAAATGTTGGTGATGAGCGGATTGCGTCTTATACTGGTCCGGAATTATCGGATAAAAAGCCGGGAGTCAAATGGAGTGATATAAAACCTTTAAATGAAACTATAAACTTGAAAACGGAGTGGCAAGGCGGAGATTACGGCTTATACGAGTGGCGTTTAAATGATGATAACGGACAAAAGATTGACGATGACTATACTTTTACCAAGGATACAACCGTATATGCAGTTACAAACTACTTAAAATTTAAAACTGGAACGAAAAACGGCAAGTTATGTATTTCGGATGATCAAGGTTATACCGGAGACAAGCCCAAAGGTAAGATAATTATACCTGCCGGTATAAACCATATTGGCAAAAGAGCTTTTGAGGATTGCAGAGATTTAACAAGTATTTCGCTGCCGGAAAGTCTTACTAAGATTGGCATCGCTGCTTTTATGGATTGCGGAGGTTTAACAAGTATTTCGCTGCCGGAAAGTCTTACTGAGATTGGCAGCAGTGCTTTTTCTTATTGCAGCAGTTTAAAAAGTATTTCGCTGCCGGCTGGTCTTACTTATATTGACTGCAATGCTTTTTATGTTTGCAGCAAGCTTGATTCGGTAATATTTGCCGATAAAAAAGGCTGGACAGTGTATGATTGGCCTTACAATAACGAAATTAAAAGGATACCGGAAACTGATTTGGAAGACCCTGCAAATGCAGCAACTTTATTAAAAACTACTTATTCGGAGGACAAATACTGGAAGAAAAGCGAAGATTAA
- the tsf gene encoding translation elongation factor Ts translates to MDIKASDVKELRDKTGAGMMECKKALQHCNGDAKEAEKYLKEKGLAAVEKRADRVTSEGIIVIKNDNKKAVMLEMTCETDFVAKNADFIAVGEDIAKTAFDKDISEVTPELNDKLLDLATRVRENMNLTRLISVKAGADEYLSRYIHSDKKTGVIIVLKSDKPEIFEKAEVQEFAYDCCLHAAAFMPLYVKKEDVDAAYIKEQEEIFRGQVAELDKPDNVKEGIVKGKISKHLSEICFLEQAFVKDDKLSVSKKMAEVGKEAGGSLSLSKLVIFQLGLGM, encoded by the coding sequence ATGGATATTAAAGCATCTGATGTAAAAGAATTACGCGATAAAACCGGTGCAGGTATGATGGAATGCAAAAAAGCCTTACAGCACTGCAACGGAGACGCTAAAGAGGCTGAAAAATACTTAAAAGAAAAAGGTTTGGCCGCTGTCGAAAAGCGTGCTGACAGAGTAACCAGCGAAGGTATTATCGTTATCAAAAACGATAATAAAAAAGCCGTTATGCTAGAAATGACTTGCGAAACGGACTTTGTTGCAAAAAATGCGGACTTTATCGCTGTCGGAGAAGATATTGCAAAAACGGCCTTTGATAAGGACATTTCTGAAGTTACACCGGAACTCAATGATAAACTCTTGGATTTGGCTACCCGCGTACGCGAGAACATGAACCTTACACGCTTAATCAGCGTAAAAGCCGGTGCAGACGAGTACCTTTCACGCTATATTCACTCCGACAAAAAAACCGGTGTTATTATAGTTTTAAAGTCGGATAAGCCTGAAATCTTTGAAAAGGCTGAGGTACAGGAATTTGCTTATGACTGCTGTTTACATGCAGCCGCTTTTATGCCCCTCTATGTTAAAAAAGAAGACGTAGATGCAGCCTATATCAAAGAGCAAGAAGAAATCTTTAGAGGTCAGGTTGCCGAGTTGGATAAGCCGGATAACGTAAAAGAAGGAATTGTTAAGGGAAAAATTTCAAAACACTTATCAGAAATCTGCTTCCTTGAACAAGCCTTTGTCAAAGATGACAAACTTTCCGTTTCAAAGAAAATGGCCGAGGTCGGCAAAGAAGCCGGCGGCTCTTTGAGCTTGTCAAAACTGGTTATTTTTCAGTTAGGGCTTGGAATGTAA
- a CDS encoding Rpn family recombination-promoting nuclease/putative transposase yields the protein MSTANRKYKDSVFVDLFSEDEKAKENFLSLYNALHGTNLPMSCPVENIRLENVMYMNIINDVSCLVDNKIIILAEHQSTINENMPLRFLEYIARLYEKLQAPTDRYLRKLSKIPTPEFYVFYNGKEDYPETTALKLSDAFITKPESIPLELTVQVLNINTDKANKVLTACKPLEEYSLFVEEVRNQAQLDPENGFTNAVKICIEKGILKEYLMRKSREVINMLVAEYDYDTDIAVQREESLRIGIQQGIQQGFSDGVIKTALAFKKMGIPIAKIAEGTGLSVEEIKAL from the coding sequence ATGAGTACGGCAAACAGAAAATATAAAGACTCGGTATTTGTAGATCTTTTCAGTGAAGATGAAAAGGCTAAGGAAAACTTTCTATCACTGTATAATGCTCTGCATGGTACAAATCTACCTATGTCTTGTCCTGTAGAAAATATAAGGCTTGAAAATGTCATGTACATGAATATAATAAACGATGTTTCCTGTCTTGTCGACAATAAGATTATTATTCTTGCAGAACATCAATCCACTATAAACGAAAATATGCCTTTGCGTTTTTTAGAATATATAGCAAGGCTTTATGAAAAACTGCAAGCACCGACCGACAGATATTTAAGAAAGCTGTCTAAAATACCCACGCCTGAGTTCTATGTCTTTTATAACGGCAAGGAAGACTACCCTGAAACTACAGCTCTAAAATTATCTGATGCCTTTATTACAAAACCGGAATCAATTCCACTGGAATTGACAGTGCAAGTTTTAAACATAAATACTGATAAGGCAAACAAAGTCCTAACGGCGTGCAAACCGCTTGAAGAATACAGTTTATTTGTAGAAGAGGTAAGAAACCAAGCACAACTCGATCCGGAAAACGGCTTTACCAATGCGGTAAAGATATGTATAGAAAAAGGAATCTTAAAAGAATATTTAATGAGAAAATCACGGGAGGTAATAAATATGTTAGTAGCCGAATACGATTATGATACGGACATTGCAGTACAAAGAGAAGAAAGTCTAAGGATTGGCATACAGCAAGGTATACAGCAAGGCTTTTCTGATGGAGTAATAAAAACAGCTTTAGCTTTTAAGAAAATGGGTATACCGATAGCAAAAATCGCTGAGGGTACAGGGCTTTCCGTTGAAGAGATAAAGGCTCTATAA
- a CDS encoding HEAT repeat domain-containing protein: MRRKSLVFIMMILFLGSAFVFAQDKNSDSMMTVEEAYLNSMEGVILREMVTTEGRDSKFVALQMVEEAIDGGRVTPELQEALDSLATVGLTSVVRENGRVANNYPDVRREACRLLGKIKNEQAKKSLMTVMYTDNEPIVIMEAVKSLGELGFNNNDEVVDMINFINRKFDIINPQSSLALEVLNAYEKLAPSVKDKRGMTESIMRIANNFNYITPVRNRAMEVLKSIVGGQNKK; this comes from the coding sequence ATGCGACGAAAGTCTTTAGTTTTTATAATGATGATATTATTTTTAGGATCAGCCTTTGTCTTTGCACAGGATAAGAATTCCGATTCTATGATGACTGTTGAAGAGGCCTATCTTAATTCAATGGAGGGCGTAATTCTTAGAGAGATGGTTACAACGGAAGGACGCGATTCCAAGTTTGTAGCCTTGCAGATGGTTGAAGAAGCTATTGATGGAGGAAGGGTAACACCGGAGCTGCAGGAAGCCCTTGATTCTCTTGCGACTGTAGGTCTTACCTCGGTTGTACGCGAAAATGGAAGAGTTGCCAATAACTATCCCGATGTTCGAAGAGAAGCTTGCCGTCTTTTAGGAAAAATCAAAAACGAACAAGCCAAGAAATCTCTTATGACGGTTATGTACACCGATAATGAACCGATAGTGATCATGGAAGCCGTTAAATCCTTAGGAGAATTGGGTTTTAACAATAATGACGAAGTTGTAGATATGATAAACTTTATCAACAGAAAATTCGATATTATTAATCCTCAAAGCTCCTTGGCTCTTGAAGTTCTTAATGCTTATGAAAAATTGGCCCCCAGTGTCAAGGATAAGCGGGGTATGACTGAAAGCATAATGAGAATTGCCAATAACTTTAACTACATAACTCCTGTGAGAAACAGAGCTATGGAAGTCCTAAAATCAATAGTTGGCGGACAAAACAAAAAATAA
- the rpsB gene encoding 30S ribosomal protein S2, whose translation MAVVTMKNLLESGVHFGHQVKRWDPRMKKYIFSERNGIHIIDLQKTIVAIREAYEAVRKTTSEGKSVLFVGTKKQAQQTIQKEAERCGMFYINNRWLGGMLTNFSTIKKSLARLKKIEKMEVDGTFDNLTKKEIASLQKEKSKLEKNLGGIKEMKDLPGILFIIDTRKEEIAIREARSLGIPIIAVVDTNCNPEGIDYPIPGNDDAIRAISLFTGVIANAVIEADNEHGLKIIENLQEDEESGDSGVDPYQDREEEITDYSNYTPKDEASGDDEDEEDNSLVNDEDLYDDK comes from the coding sequence ATGGCAGTAGTAACCATGAAAAACTTACTTGAATCAGGCGTACATTTCGGCCATCAAGTAAAACGCTGGGATCCGAGAATGAAAAAATACATTTTTTCGGAAAGAAACGGAATTCATATCATCGATTTGCAAAAAACAATCGTTGCAATCCGTGAGGCCTATGAAGCTGTCCGCAAAACAACTTCGGAAGGAAAGTCGGTCTTGTTCGTAGGAACAAAAAAACAAGCCCAGCAGACAATTCAAAAAGAAGCTGAAAGATGCGGAATGTTCTATATTAATAACCGCTGGCTCGGCGGAATGCTCACAAACTTTTCAACAATCAAAAAGAGCTTGGCCCGTCTTAAGAAAATCGAAAAAATGGAAGTTGACGGGACATTCGATAACCTTACAAAAAAAGAAATCGCTTCCTTACAAAAAGAAAAATCAAAGCTCGAAAAAAACTTAGGCGGTATTAAGGAGATGAAGGACCTTCCCGGAATCCTCTTTATTATCGATACCCGAAAAGAAGAAATTGCTATCAGAGAGGCCCGCTCCTTAGGTATTCCCATCATCGCTGTTGTAGACACCAACTGCAACCCCGAAGGCATCGACTATCCGATTCCCGGAAACGATGATGCTATCAGAGCTATTTCGCTTTTTACGGGCGTAATAGCCAATGCCGTTATCGAAGCAGATAACGAGCACGGTCTTAAAATCATCGAAAACCTTCAAGAAGATGAAGAGTCCGGTGATTCAGGCGTTGATCCCTATCAGGACAGAGAAGAAGAAATTACCGATTATTCAAACTACACTCCTAAAGATGAAGCTTCCGGAGATGATGAGGATGAAGAAGATAATTCTCTCGTAAATGATGAGGATTTATACGACGACAAATAA
- the frr gene encoding ribosome recycling factor, with translation MIEEVKKNCEEKMKKTVAALKEEFNMLRTGRASSALFDKIRVNCYGESTPLNQLANISIPEARLVVIQPWDKGLLVEIEKAVLQADLSVNPTNDGKVIRIAIPPLTEDRRKDLAKKAKTIAENSRVSVRNIRRDGIDEAKKLQKDGKISEDQLKTAEDAFQKSTDAYIAEINKVLEAKEKEIMEN, from the coding sequence ATGATAGAGGAAGTTAAAAAAAATTGTGAAGAAAAAATGAAAAAAACGGTTGCCGCATTAAAAGAAGAATTCAATATGCTGAGAACCGGACGGGCATCTTCCGCTCTTTTTGATAAGATAAGAGTAAATTGCTATGGTGAGTCCACTCCTCTTAACCAGCTTGCAAATATTTCTATCCCCGAAGCAAGGCTTGTAGTAATTCAGCCCTGGGATAAGGGTTTATTGGTCGAAATCGAAAAGGCTGTTTTACAAGCAGATCTTTCGGTTAATCCTACAAATGACGGAAAGGTTATACGCATTGCAATTCCGCCGTTGACGGAAGACCGCAGAAAAGACCTTGCAAAAAAGGCAAAGACCATCGCCGAAAATTCAAGAGTTTCAGTGCGTAATATCAGACGTGACGGAATTGATGAAGCAAAAAAATTACAAAAGGACGGAAAGATAAGCGAAGATCAGTTAAAGACAGCTGAGGATGCTTTCCAAAAATCCACGGATGCTTACATTGCCGAAATAAACAAGGTCCTTGAAGCAAAAGAAAAGGAAATAATGGAAAACTAA